The Streptomyces sp. NBC_01353 genome contains a region encoding:
- a CDS encoding helicase C-terminal domain-containing protein: MGIGELDREAHVPGGTGAAAAPRTLAEALRARGDEGLAALLRARPDLLSPVPNDLTQLATRAGTRGSVVRALERLDRFTLQTAEALAVAPDPAPYPVLLALLSGDDGSPDIEAALPRAVEVLREQALAWGDDDRLRLVRTARELLAPSPQHPSPTGLGPTVSESTAGMSPGRIQEIIAAAGLPATHDPVSAVAALTELFTDRDRMGALLDTAPPEALAVLDRLVWGPPYGEVTANPAPPVRWLRDRGLLLPASTRTVVLPREAALHLRGGRAHRAPEPHAPELSVLREYRPQVVDSAAAGQAYTALATVEELLKGWDQGGPAVLRSGGLAVRDLKRTAGALDVSEPVAAFWLELCYGAGLLASDGEADERYAPTPAYDDWLDLPTAERWAGLVTAWLVGTRTSGLVGGQDAKGRALSTLGPDLDRGAAPEVRRRVLTLQATLPPGSAADPEALLARLRWERPLRGAGGGARTSTSGDTEAGAGRGASGSGAAYGTGTSAAYGTAAAYGTGAPAGRSAATGPSYGPGTGASAGDLRSRLALWTLSEAEMLGITGRGALASPARALLNLPLAEAAAEPVAVHGVELSVAAARAATLLAPLLPEPVDHVLLQADLTAVAPGPLQRPLAHMLSVLADVESKGGATVYRFTPGSVRRALDAGRSASDLHDFLAAHSRTPVPQPLAYLIDDVARRHGHLRIGAASAYVRCDDDALLGEILADKRSAPLRLRRLAPTVLASQTDPAALLDGLRSMGYAPAAESAEGDVLITRADAYRTGARTAPVPVPDGPPAPDTTLLGAAVRAIRAGDLASTAVRKERPEGAPVIAGELPRTSPAETLATVQAAAMTGSAVWIGYVNAEGAASQRVIAPVRVEGGFVTGYDHTADEVRTYPLHRITGVAELADDQV, from the coding sequence ATGGGGATCGGTGAGCTCGATCGGGAGGCGCACGTGCCCGGAGGAACTGGCGCCGCCGCAGCGCCGCGCACGCTTGCGGAGGCGCTGCGCGCGCGGGGCGACGAAGGGCTTGCCGCGCTGCTGCGGGCACGCCCGGATCTGCTCTCCCCCGTACCGAACGATCTGACCCAGCTCGCCACCCGGGCCGGCACCCGCGGCTCCGTCGTCCGCGCGCTCGAACGGCTCGACCGGTTCACGCTCCAGACCGCCGAGGCGCTTGCCGTGGCCCCGGACCCCGCCCCGTATCCCGTACTCCTCGCCCTGCTCAGCGGCGACGACGGCAGCCCGGACATCGAGGCGGCGCTGCCGCGCGCGGTGGAGGTGCTGCGCGAACAGGCCCTCGCCTGGGGCGACGACGACCGGCTGCGGTTGGTGCGGACCGCGCGTGAGCTGCTCGCGCCTTCGCCGCAGCACCCTTCCCCGACCGGCCTCGGCCCGACCGTCTCCGAGAGCACGGCCGGCATGTCGCCCGGCCGGATCCAGGAGATCATCGCCGCGGCCGGGCTGCCCGCGACGCACGACCCGGTCTCGGCGGTGGCGGCGCTGACGGAGCTGTTCACCGACCGGGACCGGATGGGCGCGCTGCTCGACACGGCTCCGCCGGAGGCGCTGGCGGTGCTCGACCGGTTGGTGTGGGGTCCGCCGTACGGAGAGGTGACGGCGAACCCGGCCCCGCCGGTGCGCTGGCTGCGCGACCGCGGTCTGCTGCTGCCGGCCTCGACGCGCACGGTGGTGCTGCCGCGCGAGGCGGCGCTGCATCTGCGGGGCGGACGGGCCCACCGCGCGCCGGAACCGCACGCACCGGAGCTGTCCGTCCTGCGCGAATACCGTCCCCAGGTTGTGGACAGTGCGGCGGCCGGCCAGGCGTACACGGCGCTCGCGACGGTCGAGGAGCTGCTCAAGGGCTGGGACCAAGGCGGTCCCGCCGTACTGCGCTCGGGCGGCCTGGCGGTACGGGACCTCAAGCGGACGGCCGGCGCGCTGGACGTCTCGGAGCCGGTCGCGGCGTTCTGGCTGGAGCTCTGTTACGGGGCGGGGCTGCTGGCCTCGGACGGCGAGGCGGACGAGCGGTACGCGCCGACGCCCGCGTACGACGACTGGCTCGACCTGCCGACGGCCGAACGCTGGGCGGGGCTCGTCACGGCCTGGCTGGTGGGGACGCGGACCTCCGGCCTGGTCGGCGGCCAGGACGCCAAGGGCCGCGCGCTGTCCACACTGGGCCCGGATCTCGACCGGGGCGCGGCGCCGGAAGTCCGGCGGCGGGTCCTCACCCTGCAGGCCACGCTCCCGCCGGGCTCGGCGGCGGACCCGGAGGCGCTCCTGGCGCGACTGCGGTGGGAACGACCGCTGCGGGGCGCGGGCGGCGGGGCCCGTACCAGCACCTCTGGGGACACGGAAGCAGGTGCGGGGCGGGGAGCGAGCGGCTCCGGCGCCGCGTACGGCACGGGCACTTCCGCCGCGTACGGCACGGCCGCCGCGTACGGCACGGGCGCGCCCGCCGGCCGAAGCGCCGCCACGGGCCCCTCGTACGGGCCCGGCACCGGCGCCTCCGCCGGCGATCTCCGTTCCCGGCTCGCCCTGTGGACGCTCTCCGAGGCCGAGATGCTCGGGATCACCGGACGTGGGGCCCTCGCCTCGCCCGCCCGGGCGCTGCTCAACCTGCCGCTCGCCGAGGCCGCGGCGGAGCCCGTGGCCGTCCACGGCGTCGAGCTGTCCGTCGCCGCCGCCCGGGCCGCGACCCTGCTCGCCCCGCTCCTCCCCGAACCCGTCGACCACGTCCTGCTCCAGGCCGACCTGACCGCCGTCGCGCCCGGGCCGCTCCAGCGGCCGCTCGCCCACATGCTCTCCGTGCTCGCGGACGTGGAATCGAAGGGTGGCGCGACGGTCTACCGGTTCACGCCCGGATCGGTGCGCCGCGCGCTCGACGCCGGACGCAGCGCCTCCGACCTGCACGACTTCCTGGCTGCGCACTCCCGTACGCCGGTTCCGCAGCCCCTCGCCTATCTCATCGACGACGTGGCGCGGAGACACGGCCATCTGCGGATCGGCGCCGCCTCCGCCTATGTGCGCTGCGACGACGACGCACTCCTCGGCGAGATCCTGGCCGACAAGCGGTCCGCGCCGCTGCGGCTGCGGCGCCTCGCGCCGACCGTGCTCGCCTCGCAGACGGACCCGGCGGCGCTGCTCGACGGCCTGCGGTCGATGGGGTACGCCCCGGCCGCCGAGTCCGCGGAGGGCGATGTCCTGATCACCCGCGCCGACGCCTACCGCACGGGCGCCCGCACCGCGCCCGTTCCCGTCCCGGACGGCCCGCCCGCCCCGGACACGACCCTGCTCGGCGCGGCGGTCCGCGCGATCCGGGCCGGGGACCTCGCCTCGACGGCCGTCCGCAAGGAGCGCCCCGAGGGCGCCCCGGTCATCGCCGGCGAACTCCCCCGCACCTCCCCGGCCGAGACCCTGGCCACGGTCCAGGCCGCCGCGATGACCGGCTCCGCCGTCTGGATCGGCTACGTGAACGCGGAGGGCGCGGCGAGCCAGCGCGTCATCGCCCCGGTCCGGGTGGAGGGCGGTTTCGTGACGGGCTACGACCACACGGCGGACGAAGTCCGCACGTACCCCCTGCACCGCATCACGGGCGTCGCGGAACTGGCGGACGACCAGGTCTGA
- a CDS encoding DNA repair helicase XPB, whose amino-acid sequence MNGPLIVQSDKTLLLEVDHEQADACRRAIAPFAELERAPEHIHTYRVTPLGLWNARAAGHDAEQVVDALVEFSRYPVPHALLVDVAETMARYGRLTLSKHPTHGLVLTTTDRPVLEEILRSKKVQPLVGNRIDPDTVAVHPSERGQIKQTLLKLGWPAEDLAGYVDGEAHAIDLAEDGWALRPYQKQAVEGFWHGGSGVVVLPCGAGKTLVGAGAMAQAKATTLILVTNTVSARQWKHELVKRTSLTEDEIGEYSGTKKEIRPVTIATYQVLTTKRKGIYPHLELFDSRDWGLIVYDEVHLLPAPVFKFTADLQARRRLGLTATLVREDGRESDVFSLIGPKRFDAPWKEIEAQGYIAPADCVEVRVNLTDSERLAYATAEPEEKYRFCATTATKRKVTEALVKKFAGQQTLVIGQYIDQLDELGEHLNAPVIKGETSNAQREKLFDAFREGEISVLVVSKVANFSIDLPEATVAIQVSGTFGSRQEEAQRLGRVLRPKADGHQAHFYSVVARDTIDQDFAAHRQRFLAEQGYAYRIIDADELMAGETPPA is encoded by the coding sequence GTGAACGGACCACTCATCGTCCAGAGCGACAAGACACTGCTCCTGGAAGTCGACCACGAGCAGGCCGACGCCTGCCGTCGTGCCATCGCGCCCTTCGCCGAACTGGAGCGGGCGCCCGAGCACATCCACACGTACCGCGTGACCCCGCTCGGCCTGTGGAACGCCCGCGCCGCCGGGCACGACGCCGAGCAGGTCGTCGACGCGCTGGTCGAGTTCTCCCGCTACCCCGTGCCGCACGCGCTCCTCGTGGACGTCGCCGAGACCATGGCCCGCTACGGCCGGCTCACGCTCTCCAAGCACCCCACCCACGGCCTCGTCCTCACCACCACCGACCGGCCCGTTCTGGAGGAGATCCTCCGCTCGAAGAAGGTCCAGCCGCTGGTCGGTAACCGGATCGACCCGGACACCGTCGCCGTGCACCCCTCCGAGCGCGGGCAGATCAAGCAGACGCTCCTGAAGCTGGGCTGGCCGGCCGAGGACCTCGCCGGTTACGTGGACGGCGAGGCGCACGCCATCGACCTCGCCGAGGACGGCTGGGCGCTGCGCCCGTACCAGAAGCAGGCTGTCGAGGGCTTCTGGCACGGCGGCTCCGGGGTCGTCGTGCTGCCTTGTGGCGCAGGAAAGACGCTGGTCGGCGCCGGTGCGATGGCGCAGGCGAAGGCCACCACGCTGATCCTGGTGACGAACACCGTCTCGGCCCGTCAGTGGAAGCACGAGCTGGTGAAGCGGACCTCGCTGACCGAGGACGAGATCGGTGAGTACTCCGGTACGAAGAAGGAGATCCGTCCGGTCACCATCGCCACGTACCAGGTCCTGACGACCAAGCGGAAGGGCATCTACCCGCACCTGGAGCTCTTCGACTCCCGCGACTGGGGTCTGATCGTCTACGACGAGGTGCACCTGCTGCCCGCACCGGTCTTCAAGTTCACCGCCGACCTCCAGGCCCGGCGGCGGCTGGGGCTCACGGCGACCCTCGTCCGGGAGGACGGGCGCGAGTCGGACGTGTTCTCGCTGATCGGCCCGAAGCGTTTCGACGCGCCGTGGAAGGAAATCGAGGCGCAGGGGTACATCGCGCCCGCCGACTGCGTCGAGGTCCGGGTCAACCTCACGGACTCCGAGCGGCTCGCGTACGCGACGGCGGAGCCGGAGGAGAAGTACCGGTTCTGTGCGACGACGGCGACGAAGCGGAAGGTGACGGAGGCCCTGGTGAAGAAGTTCGCCGGGCAGCAGACCCTCGTCATCGGCCAGTACATCGACCAGCTGGACGAGCTCGGCGAGCATCTGAACGCGCCGGTCATCAAGGGCGAGACGTCGAACGCGCAGCGCGAGAAGCTCTTCGACGCGTTCCGCGAGGGCGAGATCAGCGTGCTGGTCGTCTCGAAGGTCGCGAACTTCTCGATCGACCTGCCCGAGGCGACGGTCGCGATCCAGGTCTCGGGCACCTTCGGCTCGCGCCAGGAGGAGGCACAGCGACTCGGCCGGGTGCTGCGGCCGAAGGCCGACGGCCACCAGGCGCACTTCTACTCGGTGGTCGCGCGCGACACCATCGACCAGGACTTCGCGGCACACCGCCAGCGGTTCCTGGCCGAGCAGGGGTACGCGTACCGGATCATCGACGCCGACGAGCTGATGGCGGGCGAGACGCCGCCGGCGTAA
- a CDS encoding UvrD-helicase domain-containing protein, with translation MSAQDDALDPLARERAHLAGSRAALRAMREDAESLDIRDVTANWVNAVVLQAQIDDRIKSLADLSHTPLFFGRLDYLHTTQEGQRFYIGRRHVHDAQGDPMVIDWRAPVSQPFYRASKKDPQDVGLRRRFGYTGGELTAYEDEHLSDPGELERTSRLLQAEIERPRVGPMRDIVATIQPEQDEIVRSGLSGTVCVQGGPGTGKTAVGLHRVAYLLYAHRERLARTGTLVIGPNRSFLHYIEQVLPALGELEVKQATVDDLVAHVEVRGTDEAATAVAKGDARMAEVLRRAVRSHVTLPTEPLMVVRGSRRWRVPAYELEEIVRELLDRDIRYGAAHEALPQRIAHLVLVRMEQAGEAPDDRVQNAVARNPAVKAVVKAVWPAVDPAKLVLRLLSDADFLAEHAEGLLSADEQKLLLWAKPARSVKSAKWSSADAVLIDEAKDLVERTHSLGHVVLDEAQDLSPMQYRAVGRRCTTGSATILGDLAQGTTPWATESWAQALGHLGKPEAVVEELTAGFRVPREVIAYASRLLPHMSPGLAAVESVRENPGSLTIRQTEAGVLDATVVAACAESLRHEGSIGLIAADARIAPLAEALTAAGLAYLAPGEETTADSRLTLVPASLAKGLEYDYVVLDDPAAVVDGEPDERTGLRRLYVALTRAVSGLTVLHSSALPEQLAA, from the coding sequence ATGTCCGCACAGGACGACGCTCTCGACCCTCTCGCGCGCGAGCGCGCCCATCTCGCCGGCTCGCGCGCCGCGCTGCGCGCGATGCGCGAGGACGCGGAGTCGCTCGACATCAGGGACGTCACCGCGAACTGGGTCAACGCCGTCGTCCTGCAGGCGCAGATCGACGACCGGATCAAGTCGCTCGCCGACCTCTCGCACACCCCGCTGTTCTTCGGCCGGCTCGACTACCTGCACACCACGCAGGAGGGGCAGCGCTTCTACATCGGCCGACGGCACGTCCACGACGCGCAGGGCGACCCGATGGTGATCGACTGGCGCGCGCCGGTCTCGCAGCCGTTCTACCGGGCGTCGAAGAAGGACCCGCAGGACGTCGGGCTGCGGCGCCGGTTCGGTTACACGGGCGGCGAGCTCACCGCGTACGAGGACGAGCACCTCTCCGACCCCGGCGAGCTGGAACGGACGAGCAGGCTGCTCCAGGCGGAGATCGAGCGCCCGCGCGTGGGTCCGATGCGGGACATCGTCGCCACCATCCAGCCCGAGCAGGACGAGATCGTCCGGTCCGGGCTCTCCGGCACGGTCTGTGTGCAGGGTGGCCCGGGCACCGGCAAGACGGCCGTGGGTCTGCACCGGGTCGCGTACCTCCTCTACGCCCACCGGGAACGGCTGGCGCGCACCGGCACGCTGGTCATCGGCCCGAACCGGTCCTTCCTGCACTACATCGAGCAGGTCCTGCCCGCACTGGGCGAGTTGGAGGTCAAGCAGGCGACCGTCGACGACCTCGTGGCGCATGTCGAGGTGCGGGGGACGGACGAGGCGGCGACGGCGGTCGCCAAGGGCGATGCGCGGATGGCGGAGGTGCTGCGGCGCGCGGTGCGCTCGCACGTCACACTGCCCACCGAGCCGCTGATGGTGGTGCGCGGCTCCCGCCGCTGGCGGGTGCCCGCGTACGAACTGGAGGAGATCGTCCGCGAGTTGCTGGACCGGGACATCCGCTACGGCGCCGCCCACGAGGCGCTCCCCCAGCGCATCGCGCACCTGGTCCTGGTGCGGATGGAGCAGGCGGGCGAGGCCCCGGACGACCGGGTGCAGAACGCGGTGGCGCGGAACCCGGCGGTGAAGGCGGTCGTGAAGGCGGTCTGGCCGGCGGTCGACCCGGCGAAGCTGGTGCTGCGGCTGCTGAGCGACGCCGACTTCCTGGCGGAGCACGCGGAGGGGCTGCTGTCGGCGGACGAGCAGAAGCTGCTGCTGTGGGCGAAGCCCGCGCGCTCGGTGAAGTCGGCGAAGTGGTCGTCGGCGGACGCGGTCCTGATCGACGAGGCGAAGGACCTGGTGGAGCGCACGCACTCGCTCGGGCACGTGGTCCTGGACGAGGCGCAGGACCTGTCCCCGATGCAGTACCGCGCCGTCGGCCGCCGCTGCACGACGGGCTCGGCGACGATCCTGGGCGACCTGGCGCAGGGCACGACCCCGTGGGCGACGGAGAGCTGGGCCCAGGCGCTGGGGCACCTGGGGAAGCCGGAGGCCGTGGTGGAGGAGCTGACCGCAGGTTTCCGTGTGCCGCGCGAGGTCATCGCGTACGCGTCGAGGCTGCTGCCCCACATGTCCCCGGGCCTGGCCGCCGTCGAGTCGGTCCGTGAGAACCCGGGCTCGCTGACGATCCGGCAGACCGAGGCGGGGGTCCTGGACGCGACCGTGGTCGCGGCCTGTGCCGAGTCTCTACGGCACGAGGGCTCGATCGGCCTGATCGCCGCCGACGCCCGGATCGCCCCGCTCGCGGAGGCGCTGACGGCGGCGGGACTCGCGTACCTCGCCCCCGGCGAGGAGACGACGGCCGACTCCCGCCTGACCCTGGTCCCGGCCTCCCTGGCCAAGGGCCTGGAGTACGACTACGTGGTCCTGGACGACCCTGCGGCGGTGGTGGACGGCGAACCGGACGAACGGACGGGGCTGCGGCGGCTGTACGTGGCGCTGACGCGAGCGGTGTCGGGGCTGACGGTCCTTCACTCCTCGGCGCTGCCGGAGCAGTTGGCGGCTTGA
- a CDS encoding VCBS repeat-containing protein yields the protein MASARTTRRRLGASVATVLAVTVGAGVLAAPGAVAAPAPAAVTGAAATAADAANLPVDAEIVSTGDTGYLTSRTDEAGNTVLEWHKYADGSVIPINSGTVGHGSNSDIVVTSDGGGIVALQDMTPGVTWSASFDLASEFGPGAKLVGVVGRNLFVSVPTTADYHELWQLTQADGVTKKTMRSANPYSQNFKVVASTASDLLVLRSNRVFPSPATFRTEFWNALVGLDGDGVVGGGSYYMGSWTQGSTGAYTADYRAWVEYRGGVTHLVAKGTGLSKDFAMDTSMSGAVIAGITRDTLLYGVPGKAADETPSPLYARSLISADSTPYKLLEHFSSVAQAPDGGLLVRGATADAEGLFRIWEGDGGRPSATLVASTGRDLSLKVTESKVPTAVDLEKPGTAVPMEWTLSRANATVDLTLTHTATGVKLTKHLPQPISDNRFAFAWEGVLDGVSAPNGAYTWEITATPANGGNPATTSGNFQVSRQADPHDFNDNGSTDVLARDASGALWRDDLFDWPGSQVATAKRTMVGTGWGVYNQIEATGNIGGAPVGDVVARDTAGVLWLHLGKGDGTFANRYKIGSDWGSYNKIAAGSDFTGDGKPDLLAVDTAGAPWLFKGTGSWSAPFAPRVSLGTGWGVYNQITATGNIAGGAAGDLVARDTAGVLWLHLGNGDGTFANRVKIGTGWGGYTHLVGAGDLTGDGRPDLIAYGPNGTYVHRSTGSWSAPFSQQTTTLYAGEGTKFNHIA from the coding sequence TTGGCTTCCGCACGCACCACCCGACGCCGTCTCGGCGCTTCCGTCGCCACCGTTCTCGCCGTGACGGTCGGTGCCGGCGTCCTCGCCGCGCCAGGGGCGGTGGCCGCTCCCGCTCCCGCCGCCGTGACGGGGGCCGCCGCCACCGCCGCCGACGCGGCGAATCTGCCCGTCGACGCCGAGATCGTCAGCACCGGCGACACCGGCTACCTCACGTCCCGGACGGACGAGGCCGGCAACACGGTCCTGGAGTGGCACAAGTACGCCGACGGATCGGTGATCCCGATCAACTCGGGCACCGTGGGTCACGGCAGCAACTCCGACATCGTCGTGACCAGCGACGGCGGCGGCATCGTCGCCCTGCAGGACATGACGCCGGGCGTCACCTGGTCCGCGTCCTTCGACCTCGCGTCCGAGTTCGGCCCGGGGGCGAAACTCGTCGGCGTGGTCGGCCGGAACCTCTTCGTGAGCGTCCCGACGACCGCGGACTACCACGAGCTGTGGCAGCTCACCCAGGCAGACGGGGTGACCAAGAAGACGATGCGTTCGGCCAACCCCTACAGCCAGAACTTCAAGGTCGTCGCCTCCACGGCCAGCGACCTGCTCGTCCTGCGCAGCAATCGCGTGTTCCCTTCGCCCGCCACGTTCCGGACCGAGTTCTGGAACGCGCTCGTCGGCCTCGACGGCGACGGGGTCGTCGGCGGCGGCAGTTACTACATGGGTTCCTGGACCCAGGGCTCGACGGGGGCCTACACCGCCGACTACCGGGCGTGGGTCGAGTACAGGGGCGGAGTCACGCACCTCGTCGCGAAGGGCACGGGCCTGAGCAAGGACTTCGCCATGGACACCTCCATGAGCGGCGCCGTCATCGCCGGCATCACCCGGGACACGCTGCTCTACGGGGTCCCCGGCAAGGCGGCCGACGAGACGCCGAGCCCGCTGTACGCCCGGAGCCTCATCTCCGCCGACTCCACGCCGTACAAGCTCCTGGAGCACTTCTCCAGCGTGGCCCAGGCGCCGGACGGCGGCCTGCTCGTGCGCGGCGCCACGGCCGACGCCGAGGGGCTGTTCCGCATCTGGGAGGGCGACGGCGGCCGCCCGAGCGCCACGCTCGTGGCGAGCACGGGCCGGGACCTGTCCCTCAAGGTGACCGAGTCGAAGGTCCCCACCGCGGTGGACCTGGAGAAGCCGGGCACCGCGGTCCCGATGGAGTGGACCCTGTCCCGGGCGAACGCCACCGTGGACCTCACGCTCACGCACACGGCCACCGGCGTGAAGCTCACCAAGCACCTGCCCCAGCCGATCTCCGACAACCGGTTCGCCTTCGCATGGGAGGGCGTCCTGGACGGCGTCAGCGCCCCGAACGGCGCCTACACCTGGGAGATCACCGCCACGCCGGCCAACGGCGGCAACCCGGCGACCACCTCGGGGAACTTCCAGGTCTCGCGCCAGGCCGACCCGCACGACTTCAACGACAACGGCTCGACGGACGTCCTCGCGCGGGACGCCTCGGGTGCGCTGTGGCGGGACGACCTCTTCGACTGGCCGGGCAGCCAGGTAGCCACCGCCAAGCGGACGATGGTCGGCACCGGCTGGGGCGTCTACAACCAGATCGAGGCCACCGGCAACATCGGCGGAGCGCCCGTCGGGGACGTCGTCGCCCGCGATACGGCGGGTGTCCTCTGGCTCCATCTCGGCAAGGGCGACGGCACCTTCGCCAACCGGTACAAGATCGGTTCGGACTGGGGGAGCTACAACAAGATCGCCGCGGGAAGCGACTTCACCGGAGACGGGAAGCCCGACCTCCTGGCCGTCGACACCGCCGGCGCCCCGTGGCTCTTCAAGGGCACCGGCAGTTGGAGCGCCCCCTTCGCCCCCCGGGTGAGTCTCGGCACGGGTTGGGGCGTCTACAACCAGATCACCGCCACCGGCAACATCGCCGGAGGTGCCGCCGGAGACCTCGTCGCCCGCGACACCGCAGGCGTCCTCTGGCTCCACCTCGGCAACGGCGACGGCACCTTCGCCAACCGCGTCAAGATCGGCACCGGCTGGGGCGGGTACACGCACCTCGTCGGCGCCGGCGACCTCACCGGCGACGGCCGCCCCGATCTGATCGCCTACGGCCCGAACGGCACGTACGTCCACCGCTCCACCGGCTCGTGGTCCGCCCCGTTCAGCCAGCAGACGACCACCCTGTACGCGGGCGAGGGCACCAAGTTCAACCACATCGCCTAG